One stretch of Tribolium castaneum strain GA2 chromosome 5, icTriCast1.1, whole genome shotgun sequence DNA includes these proteins:
- the LOC135266348 gene encoding uncharacterized protein LOC135266348 — protein MVIPLSQPDSELSFSLPFTQYLAQHGIENDYSDDISLTLIDQFINEDEAVSNPVVDEGTCPINNSITDELNVFDNDMVVVEEPPISPSPPLPPQSPFVEPVFTRPVTPISPEAAPAVLTQPPMIISQDIIDALSEPWVEVENIINGNVEHPPQPNSPIIEENDVLPERLVVVETENNIIRSPQPSPPPSPIILSQGVNDMQQPSVIDALAEPWVEERRQGEEMDVENDIIQPSQLSPILGQTNNRIENRVEGGDDDDDDDIIPPTPPHSRSRRRRRPRKPRRRSRKSPLILIINNYNINININDVNINN, from the coding sequence ATGGTTATTCCTTTATCACAACCTGATAGTGAATTATCGTTTTCTTTACCATTCACGCAATACCTGGCTCAACatggtattgaaaatgattattcgGACGACATCTCGTTGACCTTAATAGACCAGTTTATTAACGAAGACGAGGCGGTGTCCAATCCGGTTGTGGATGAAGGAACTTGTCCCATCAATAATTCGATTACCGATGAGTTAAATGTATTTGATAATGATATGGTCGTGGTGGAAGAACCCCCAATCTCTCCCAGTCCACCACTACCACCACAAAGCCCCTTCGTTGAGCCAGTGTTTACCCGCCCCGTTACACCAATATCTCCTGAAGCGGCACCCGCGGTATTAACTCAACCCCCTATGATAATATCGCAGGACATCATTGACGCCTTATCGGAGCCTTGGGTTGAGGTGGAAAACATTATCAATGGTAACGTTGAACATCCCCCTCAACCCAATTCACCGATTATTGAGGAAAATGATGTTCTGCCAGAGAGATTGGTGGTGGTAGAGAccgaaaataacatcattcgGTCACCACAACCTTCACCACCACCGTCACCCATAATATTATCACAGGGCGTCAATGACATGCAACAACCATCTGTCATTGACGCACTGGCAGAGCCGTGGGTTGAAGAGAGGAGGCAGGGTGAAGAGATGGATGTTGAAAATGACATCATTCAACCCTCTCAATTGTCACCCATTCTAGGGCAAACAAATAATAGGATTGAGAATAGGGTGGAGGGTGGAGACGATGACGACGACGATGACATCATTCCACCCACTCCCCCTCACTCACGATCAAGGAGGCGTCGGCGCCCTAGAAAGCCTCGTAGACGTTCGCGAAAGTcgccattaatattaattattaataattataatattaatattaatattaatgatgttaatattaataattaa